TTGGTCAATTTGGTCATTGATCTGCCACATCAGTTCAATGCGTAAGTTCTTTTTTTTATACAGTTTTAATCACGATATTTTGTTTACCTACAGTAGCTTATGGGAAATTTGGTGCTTACAGGGATTGTGGTGCTTTTTATTGTTGCCTCTGTTGAGTATTTCATCACGGGAAAACAATAGACAAGAAGATTTTCGACATCGACACATATCGCGCAAGAATTGGATCCCAGTTGTGGTGACAATATGGATTAAAGAAACAACAGCTTGGTGTCGTGAGAGATGATGAGGTCAAGGGCAGGATcgacaagaagaagaagaagaagaagaagaagaagaagaagaagaagaagaagaagaagaagaagaagaagaaaaagaggagGGGGCGGCCAAAAAAGCCGAGAAACGTAGTTCATTTGTAGTTTCACTGTACTTATTAGGAGTAATTGATGTTCGGTTTTGTTAAAGTACCACTTTTGATGAATCACAATACCTTTTTGCTATTCGCGAAAGTAAAAAACTACTGTGACTAGTTAGTTTGTTATGCATATTTTGTGTAATTGACTCTTGTAAAAATCTTAAGGCATGGACCAATTATGGAATTATAGTTTTGTATCTGATTTTTCTTACCGAATGATTGTTAGTCAGAGGCTCTTTGACATGTCGTTGGTCTGATTTAGTCACTAATAGTACTGTAAGGAATTTGTCGCGAGAATTTCATATGCAGGTTTATACATTGTTATACATCACATATACAGGgttatacattattatacttcACATGTATAAAATGGAATTTGTCACGGGAATTTCACATGCAGGTTTACACATTGTTATACATCACATATACAacgtgtcacaccccaatccttgatagggcatgatgggcacccgacccttacttagagccgagcgaaccctttgGTTCtagttatactcataatcttactggactcttaatcataaaatgatatgcataatgaaagcttttcaaaacattcttttcgtctttcttaaaTCAAGGAAAATCTGTAATAAtatgaatctgtaaagtaatgcaaaaTGATATATCagcttaaatagccgcttacaagactgacatattGTATAAataactctgtctgcaaaagtttCTAACGTAGaacatgatatcaaaacataatttGGGACAGAGCCCCAACATACCTATAATGCCTCTGACTCAAATCTTAAAGAAATACTCTGACTCGACcatactccgaatgaaatggagtctaccaatccagctgatagcctgggaatacCCTACAGTCAGTCTCCTGTATAATCTTTCGTGCAAAACAATTTGGGGCtgcgtggcatgaacacagctcccccaggaaaagggacgtcagtacgaataatgtaccgagtatgtaaggcataagaacatcaagtacagatgaatcatgaaaaccaatctcaatatttgaatgcatctatggctaacatctgagaatatctgcgtaactctatatgactgaaaatgactctgtggcgtatgataggcataggttataatataactgatagtgttgtggaatgtacagcccgatccatatataatataatagtgtcgaggaacgtacgacccgatccatatataatataatagtgccgaggaacgtaaggctcgatccatatataatataatagtgccgaggaatgtacggcccgatccatatataatatcatagtaccgaggaacgtacgaccagatccatatataatataatatatataaatgcatgtaagactCGAAAAAGGATACCCTGAACTCCTCTGatgacataagaagctagtatgataagtctctgggagttatggacataaaacataggaggccaaggatacaaatatctctacactatctaagaatagagtctttggaattcGCTTGCTCACtatgttcgttcatatgataaggatcatgccaaaatgaaagaaagggatagccttaacatacctttgttgcTTACGTGCTTAACTCAACCTGTGCTTCCAACACTggccaatctacaatcaaggtaaaggaaaccatAAACATCTTGCAAAAGTTCGTAACCAACTTTCgtaaattcgggcaacattttcCCTATAATTCTTATTCCAATCCAAATCCCAAACAGCCCACAACATACaccatatcatcatcaacaacaacaataatgtaTATCAATATAAACAAGTAGAAATCTCTCCAAAACTTCGATCAAAACAGCCTTCAAGGCAGCtcataagccaacaacaacatcaactacgaTATACGGTATAATTTCCGTACTTTCTCGTTTAACAACTTAGTGATGATTTAGACGAACTTAAATATATCTAGAAGAGGAGACTTATTACCTTGGATTCCAAGAACTACTTTTCCTCCACCTTGCTTTACTCCGAAGAAATCTCCAGTTTGCCATTATCTGGACAAAATCAACGTGGACATAACGTCTACGTCGTACTCCGTGTTTTGTTTCAGCGCAAGCGGACGAACCTCCACACGTTGCTGTTCATATCTTCCTCTTCCTTGAAATAGTGCCAACGTTGATGCTCAATATAGCAATCACGTTACTACCCTGAATAAGTGTTGTTCACCTTGCCAAATATATATATCACGTTGCTGCCCAGAAATAGCTTGCTATTTCGTTACTGCCCTTATTCCTTTACAGGGAATTGTCTTTATTCCTATAAGATTTTCAAAGAACCCCACCTTAAATAAAATATGGGCCCACTAAATATATTAATTACCTTCATGGATGCAAAATGATTCCTAGAAAACCACCACTACACCTGTACGCATATAAATATATTAGTCACCTCCTCCATTCCATACCATATTTCCACGTGTAAAGGAACTCACATAAGACTTATCCACCTAAATTACAATTAACACCCTAATCCTCCACTATATTCTAACATAAAACTGACCACAAACATATTTATTCCATGATCACAAAATGCTTACGTAAATTAATATATTCTTTTGCACACCCTTCATATACTCACAATCACGATCACGAAATATGGTACTAGTCCGTAGCCTTTTTTTggcacacacaaaatattatttgcaatcatcgtcgttacactttccatcttaaatcatttcgagatttcattccttgtatacaccaagttcttgattttcCTGCTTGAAATGACCAAATTCTCCAGGCTTGGGTAAGTTTGCTTATGTTGGActgttcaatttcctagtccaaaatacACGATATATatcttggaccgtatttcattcaaataaagtTTGAATCTcgatgaaacttattttcttcgatttgtttaacttctaatccttacgatacatctgtaccatcactctaaccacctataagcttgggggataccCTCGTTTTCGTTAGTAATGTCATTTAagtcgcacgctttccaacacatgaaaacacgggatgtaacacaaGGTTATACATTATTACATTTCACATGTATACAACGAAATTTGTCACGGGAATTTCATATGCAGGTTTATACATTGTTATACATCACATATACAGGgttatacattattatacttcACATGTATACAAAATTTATACGAAGTTATACATAGATTATACAGTCTTGAGGCTGCATATTGGTGATTATTCACCCAGTAACTTGGAAAGAAACAAAAATGAAGCTTTATTTGACCTGGCACTCCCAACACATACTATACATGAACAGTTAAAATACTATTGCTATCTTCTTGCATATCCACAAACAAAGAAATCAAGGTTCAGCTAATTCTAGTGATATGTAATGGTTAAATGAAGCTTTATTTGACCTGAAATCCGTCCCTTGCCACCAATAAACGGACAGAATAATTAAAAGAATATAAAACAGCTAGAGTAAACATATGCAACCAATAAGATTCAAGGAATTAACAAGAAAATAAGCAGCTAAAGTGAAATATATTTTCAACATTGTGGTATAGTCTACAGTGAAATACTTATTCAGGCTTCAAAAGCACAACTCAACTGTTGCTATGAAATCTAAGTACTCAACATGGTTCTAACGACAAGAAACGTAACATAAAGCCTAGCGTTTCAAACTAAGTTCTTTGGTATATTTTTGCATGTTTTCCTATTGTGACCAGCTTGTCCACACCACCTACATGAAAGCTTAGCCCTCTTCttcttatttttattattatccATATCTAAAGCCGCTTTGTATCTCTTCATTTTTGGTCTTCCAGCACTTCTCTTCCCATCTGGTGGTAAGACCACATTCTCCATGACCTCTCTAGGGACAACCCATGTAGTCTCATCTGGATTAGGATTCACAGGAattttccatgttttcatgagaTAATCCTTCTTGTAATAGAAAGAGCAGAATTGGATTGGGTCCATTCCATTGTGCTTTACAACTGCCCAAACGTGCGAGCATGGCAATTCATTCATTTGAAATCTCTTACAATTGCATGTTCCCTCTCCAAGGTCCACTATGTTTATCCTTTTCCCTTCAACCACTGTACACAACTGGTCTGTAGAAGGTATCGCCTATTGTTTTttccaaacaacagaagataGTTATTATGGATGCAATTTAGTAATACAATGAAATATTATACTCAAGTTTTTACCGTCATGTTCTGTGATGCAATCATATTTTTCTTCAACATCTTGTTGTACATTTTGCCAAGCTTTGTAGACTTCATTGCACTTTCCTATTTTCGTAACTCCATTATGTCATCAACTTTGTCAAAAACTCCAGCAAGTGTCTTACTGGAAGCTCTCTTGCAAATTTGTTTGTTGAATTCATTGACTCAGCGATATTGGAGGTCATGAAAATTGTCCTTTTCACTCTACAGAATACTCTAGACCACCGTCATACCCAACACTGAACAAGTAAGGTTGCACTCGCCGATCAATTTTATTCAATTCGTTCATGTAGCGGTCAAACCTTTCAGTGGTGTCAGCCTTAGCCAAAACAAAAAAGACCAGTCTCGATTTTTCCTCATTTTTCCTGAATAGATTCTTGACGTTGTTCCACAAATGGTAGATGCAGAAATAATGAGGCACTTCTAGGTAAACAATTGATGTTGCATTCTGGATGCTATCATGTCTATCCGAAATAATACACATTCTTTCCCAAACCCCAAAAGTATTCTTCAGTTGCATGAAGAACCATCCCCAAGATGCATCATTTTTTGAGTCGAGTGCATAGGCTAGCGGTAGGATATTCCCTGTTTAGACAATATACACACAATTATACAATCAACATAGAAAAATATACATAACTATACAATCAGTATAGAAAAATATACACAATTATGCCGCCAGTATAGAAAAACATACACAACTATACACTCAGTATAGAaaaatatacacaattatacaaccAGTATAGAAAAATATACACAATTATGCAGTTAGTATAGAaaaatatacacaattatacatgTTTTATTCAAGTATATACAAACTACAACAACCATTAAGAGGAAGGAATCTTGATAGTACTCAACAGCTACATCCAGTGTGAAAGCAGTCAATATAGTCCCCTTATATGCTGCTTTAAGAAAGCTCCTATCAACCACCATTATTGTCCTGCAATTTCCCAACCCTTAATAGATGAATACAGGGAAACAAATACATAATGGAAGCGTCGCTCATCTGAATTATGCAACCTTGACAGCAACTCCCCATAAGAGACACTAGGTTTCCCTCTTATTATTTCCATTGCCTTTTCTTTAGCTCTCCACACTTTCATCTAGTTTAACTTACCCCCGTGCTCCTGTTGCATGTCACTTATTATATCCTTTGGAGTGTAAAATCTTTTCGGATCAAAAAGTTTATCCACAAAGCACATACATACAATACATGAATCACTCTATCAACATACGTACTATTCAATTATACAATTATATAACAGAATATACAATTTTATACCATacatttgtcacgccccgaaccacggcctgggtgtaacacgacactcggtgcctgactacatgtgaccgagcgaaccacatggcttgttgaaccatcatgaggcatacatgagcggaaatataacgtgacgtacatgatgagcttttataaaatatagtaagtcataatattaaacctaaatacttgattaagtcatgaatgcgaacaatatcataaatgagccaaaccggctaccatatgtggaagtctaacatgacacttgtcttgtctatgaaacctctaacatgagtctgaaacacgtaacatatttgctgggacaaggcccccggcatacctttagatgcaaaactaaataaagaaagacaatgtctaaaccccaaatgagatggggctcaccaataagctggtacgtacAGATCCTAGTGAGCAGAGGCGTCTTCCTGTAAAtttgtacctgcatcgtgaaatgcaggcccccgggcaataaaaggggacgtcagcacattgaatgtactggtatgtaaagcaactgaaagaaataacatgggacatggaataacatgataagaactgaaactgaaaacctggacatgaacatgagcatgagtacatatatatatatatatatatatatatatatatatataacataagtaaaacatgataagtagggagagcatttcataaaccgacatgtgatatcaccacatgggtacgtggagtctggtacctcgccagaccagcagagccctcatacattgccagggtataaggtggtaacgtgcctgatggatccattcagtgtaaaattaaggtatcgtcctaactgggcggagcgatccttgtcctatgatGGCTACATAGTTTTAgtctatctgagccttctcggtaattcgtgcaactcccaaaaatatgaacataatatagttggctaagaagcccatgatttttgtgaattaacttgtacttgtcttgtaatcatgatttcacgaaataacttgtaaacatggtttcatgaaataacttgtatttagtatgtatgtatcttgtatcatagcatgaaagtaattatataatatagttgcatgaaaacttgtagacatatatgatattcatgaaataatcattcttagtcaaaaacatgcatgcaagaacccatggaatacaaaatatgggttttcatggattacggacaaattctcaataatcataatgagtatGAAGAACataatgatagaataatagcaattcaaatataatatagtcatagacatggacttagggttatcatgagcatagtatagaatagaaaccctagttttgtaaagtttcatactttatggattaggaggcatGGGGAAGagcaatgatgttcccacacgtaaaTAGTAACTCTGCATACCTGGtgatgctccaaacttgaattaaagattttaactttgaagaagatttccaaaatcttgaattcttgaaccttgagatgggttttcttgaaaaccctagtttatgaacaatgatttcttgcttagattacaaggaattagggacttgaattcaacctagaatcatgataaaacttaccttgtagggttcttgaggcttgagacttgttcttcctgactttagggtaCTTTTTCGTgattaggggtgttagggaaataaaccccaagcttaaatataacttaaaactcgAAATCCCAATTTTTTAACCCGAACCCGACCTATTTCTGCAGGTCGATACTCAGATTTAcgcccccacgcgcctgaaaaagctacgtgtgtcggttctgcacagtgttcggtaaaatggatataacttcttgtacacagcGCTTTTTgtgctccacaatataccgttggaaagatatttcaaagggatacaactttcattttttaagtttcctcaaattcccaatggaTTTTCACGAAATATGATTGGAAGGCAGACgcatcgaaaacttagccgattctatagaattttaagtgccttactattagccatattgagacgatcatatctccttgctccgatctctgattggcttggtccttatatcgttagaaaggtatttctacatactacaactttcattaagggtactttcccaaattcccaactaatcaaggatttatggctgcccgaagtaggcctatcaaccattttcgcaaaacgttcaaaccttcagtttttccactaaaactctaatgatatgagtctaaacttagttccaagatacggggtgttacaacatTATTGCACTTGATCTCTTCACCTTAAACTGGAACTTCTTGCACAAGGCATAGTTTTTCATTACACTAGCAAGTTCTCCTTGTTTATGTAAATTTGATCCTCCACAACATTTTTGTGTAAAAAGTTTTCTATTATACCACAATCATTATTTTCAGTTTGACTAATTCCTTCATCATTCTCATCATCAATTTCTTCATCCTCAAACTCAATCATATTTATTGTATATGCATCATCAATCTTTTGTATAAGTCCACCTCTACCTAAGCCACTGAGTTTGTAGCAGGAAAATTACTATCCGAACAACCAACACCAATTGACGCCTTCCTCACTATTATACACAACAGATAAGCAgtgaattttgaattttttttcttcaattcaAAAAATGCATGTACACCAGTGTCATTGCGAATTAGCATAGGCGGTAAAATATCCTTCGGAATGAACTTGATCTCTATGATATTCAATTCAGAATCAACCCAGATTTGTTTTAAAATTGCTGCAACTAAGTTCCCGAAATTGAAACTAGATTCTATAACAACACAATCCCCAATGAAATTGACAAAATTATTTCCAGAATTCCATTCACCACTATGTTGAATGTATATAGGATAAACTTCCATTGAATAAAATTGAATCAAAATCAGTGTTTTCTCTTACTTTTAATCAAAGAATCTTTGAAAATCACTAATAATCAAGGAAAAAGTAGAGCAATATCTACATGCAGATTTGAAGGAATGCAGGATTggaaggagaaattgaagaacCTGAAATCACGATTTTACTGCCATATACGATTGTATATTGGAGAGAATCATGGAAAATCTTCCAACAAAATCTTCGTAGGGATTTGGAGGAGAAATTAACGGGAGTTACCTTCTGAATCCAAACAGAGCTGAAAGAGAATAAGCGCTTTTCTAGCTGAAAGAGAATATTCTGCCTCTTTTATAGCTGAGCCATGATTTGTTGGGCTGCaggtttgtaatttaaaatatgggatatgaatatgtaattttgacTCATAAATTGTTTATTAGTGAAATTTCCCATATAATTATTCAAAGACTAAGTAGAATTATAAATAAAAAGTTTTTCAATGTAATGTTAAGATATTTTGAAGtggaataataaataaaataaaataaaataaaataaaaatgagaaaTTCCTATGTAATAAAATATTAtaattgaaataaataaaaataaattacatgTTTAACGTCCGCACTTGTGTGATTACActgtatatgttgttgttgttgttgtttaatgTGTAGGAAAGTTATTACTATTAGTCGAATGTCTTATTAAGTAATCAGCATTGTTTTCTTATTTATAAGTTTCGAAAGATACATGTGTCACGCCCCAACAGACGTGAATGACACCCACACTAGTCCTATAGTGGGCGAACTAATCCCTCAACCCATTATCAAACCAATTTTCAATTACTTAAACCAATTATAAAACAGCACTCACGAATAATTGATAAAGAAAATCTAGCTATAAATAGCAAGTGCGGaaatctagctattacatccccaaaatctgaaagtcaccgtacaaggactgtaaccaacaatgtctaaagaggAGAGATACCGTCTAAAAATAAACATAATGTCTTGGATGAAACATAGACAtctgaaataaagaaagatcttcaggcggcatggcacggataggagctcaccctctgatcttgGTAACGGACAACCTCAACTAGATGCGAGGTCTAGAAGACGTCTCTAGCTCAAAATCTACACTCACAAAAaattgcagcaagtgtaggtcagtacaaacaacacgtactggtaggtatcataggccgactaagattagtatcatgcatacacacATAAGATCAATGGAATAGGCAGACAGGCACAACAAACATAAATCATAATAAATATCCTCAAATAATCCTCTTTGAGAATCAATCACCAGTTATCAACAATGAAACACCAATACTCAAGCCGAAAGTAAAACAATAAACAATGAAGTTTCCAGTTCTGTcacatatctgtacacacatgctaaatggtattattTTCCCCAATTAGCCATGgcatgcaggggacccatggtgtccatgtaccacttgttccggaacgaacctcggaccacgaccTCATAACTAGGCTACATCgtcaatgttacaccttggaaatttcatgaagtcgcatagtgaatgaaccaatgcgagcttgagggtaacaggaagttcttaagactataaaaCTAATATTTGGTAGTtttagaatgcgtacgttaagataTTGAAGTTacatgaattgatgaaataaggattgataagaataagtggagtataagtgaggtttaagAAAGATTTCAtaaaattattgcgttaagaattatttggcaaggccttgagggcgagttatagggatgtttaggtcattaatgaagtattaaacaagtgttaagaaggttgtataaggattggagatcaaacgaaacgacacgGACAACTTCGAAAagagctgtgagttccacgac
The nucleotide sequence above comes from Lycium barbarum isolate Lr01 chromosome 3, ASM1917538v2, whole genome shotgun sequence. Encoded proteins:
- the LOC132630390 gene encoding uncharacterized protein LOC132630390, with protein sequence MVVDRSFLKAAYKGTILTAFTLDVAVEYYQDSFLLMVVVVWNILPLAYALDSKNDASWGWFFMQLKNTFGVWERMCIISDRHDSIQNATSIVYLEVPHYFCIYHLWNNVKNLFRKNEEKSRLVFFVLAKADTTERFDRYMNELNKIDRRVQPYLFSVGYDGGLEYSESAMKSTKLGKMYNKMLKKNMIASQNMTAIPSTDQLCTVVEGKRINIVDLGEGTCNCKRFQMNELPCSHVWAVVKHNGMDPIQFCSFYYKKDYLMKTWKIPVNPNPDETTWVVPREVMENVVLPPDGKRSAGRPKMKRYKAALDMDNNKNKKKRAKLSCRWCGQAGHNRKTCKNIPKNLV